The proteins below come from a single Haemorhous mexicanus isolate bHaeMex1 chromosome 18, bHaeMex1.pri, whole genome shotgun sequence genomic window:
- the ADA gene encoding adenosine deaminase, with protein MERARRIFGGPKVELHVHLDGAIRPETILYFGKKRGIPLPGNTVEELLKYVTYDTPLTLPQFLEKFNYYMPAIAGDREAVKRIAYEFVETKAREGVAYVEVRYSPHLLANSGVAPIPWGQAEGDLTPDEVVQLVNQGLKDGERDFHIKARSILCCMRHMPSWSPEVVELCKKYQNDSVVAVDLAGDETLKVEDCSGHKKAYEEAERCGIHRTVHAGEAGPAAMVEEAVYVLKAERVGHGYHVVEDPELYRQLLKAKMHFEVCPWSSYLTGACSPDFTKHPIIQFKKDRANYSLNTDDPLIFNSTIDKDYGIVKEHMGFTEEDFKRVNINAAQSSFLPEKEKQELLNKLYEAYGMVPNAS; from the exons aTGGAGCGGGCACGGAGAATCTTCGGGGGACCCAAG GTAGAGCTTCACGTCCACCTGGATGGAGCCATCAGACCAGAGACCATCTTGTACTTTGGCAA GAAAAGAGGCATCCCTCTCCCTGGGAACACTGTTGAGGAGCTCTTGAAGTATGTCACCTATGACACACCACTGACACTTCCCCAGTTTCTAGAGAAATTTAATTACTACATGCCTGCCATTGC GGGTGACCGTGAGGCAGTGAAGAGAATTGCCTACGAGTTTGTGGAAACAAAAGCCAGGGAAGGAGTCGCCTACGTGGAGGTCCGGTACAGCCCTCACCTCCTGGCCAACTCTGGTGTGGCtcccatcccctggggacaAGCTGA GGGGGACCTCACTCCAGATGAAGTGGTTCAGCTCGTAAATCAGGGACTgaaggatggagagagggatTTCCACATCAAAGCCAGGTCTATTCTATGCTGCATGCGCCATATGCCAA GCTGGTCTCCAGAGGTGGTGGAGCTCTGCAAGAAGTATCAGAATGACTCTGTGGTGGCTGTTGACCTGGCTGGAGATGAGACCCTGAAGGTGGAGGATTGCTCTGGGCATAAGAAGGCTTATGAG GAAGCTGAGAGGTGTGGGATCCATCGCACCGTCCATGCTGGGGAGGCCGGCCCGGCTGCCATGGTCGAGGAG GCAGTTTATGTCCTGAAGGCCGAGCGTGTTGGCCATGGATACCACGTCGTGGAGGACCCTGAGCTCTACAGGCAGCTGCTGAAAGCAAAGATGCATTTTGAG GTCTGCCCTTGGTCCAGTTATCTCACTGGAGCATGTTCTCCGGACTTCACCAAACACCCCATAATACA ATTTAAGAAGGATCGTGCCAACTATTCTCTAAACACAGATGACCCCCTCATCTTCAACTCCACCATTGACAAGGACTATGGCATTGTGAAGGAACACATGGGATTCACTGAAGAGGACTTCAAGAGAGTT AACATCAATGCAGCCCAGTCCAGCTTCTTacctgagaaggaaaagcaggagctgctcaacAAGCTGTATGAAGCCTATGGGATGGTCCCCAATGCATCCTGA
- the PKIG gene encoding cAMP-dependent protein kinase inhibitor gamma, whose translation MEVESSTYTDFISCDRAGRRNAVHDIEREATTISMRQLSQGMGELAVEGAESQRDASSSDNDPGARPKGQESSPSP comes from the exons ATGGAGGTAGAGTCCAGCACCTACACTGACTTCATCTCCTGTGACCGGGCTGGCCGGAGGAACGCTGTCCATGACATCGAGAGAGAGGCCACCACCATCAGCATGCGCCAGCTGAGCCAGGGCATGGGGGAGCTCGCTGTGGAAGGAGCAG AAAGCCAAAGAGATGCCAGTTCTTCTGACAACGACCCTGGAGCAAGACCAAAGGggcaggaaagcagcccctCCCCATGA